In one window of Camelus bactrianus isolate YW-2024 breed Bactrian camel chromosome 13, ASM4877302v1, whole genome shotgun sequence DNA:
- the PLEKHN1 gene encoding pleckstrin homology domain-containing family N member 1 isoform X1, giving the protein MGNSHCIPQAPRRLRASFSRKPSLKRNREDGVRKLAGLFGTEASPDGDTTTDKIFCYIPGTNIPGLESQRENLEQPFLSVFKAGQRRAAVRSLGKVVHYAKVQLRFQHSQDISDCYLELFPSHLYFQAHGSEGLTFQGLLPLMELSVCPLEGSREHAFQITGPLPAPLHVLCPSQAELGRWLYHLEKQIALMGGLPRCQSVPQVSAGSPTTPSYPTLVHLPLTPFCQGPPEDEPPWALQRRLTQLRTASGHQAVGSAICASRVKLQHLPSQEQWDRLLVLYPTSLAIFSEEADGLCFKGELPLSAIHVNLEERGKQIRSFLIEGRLINAIRVVCASYEDYSHWLLCLQTVCCRGGTAPGLRVPAQVVGGDRGSLSSDGQASWDSGCLAAPSTHASHALPGSVPSTEGCPAQPAPEQANSGCTSASGQRAKLRRNSGSRSPRSKARGKGPSPAVPLHLDLTKLSLGESPEAPDHSLEKPHSPLYVDPYTPPATSHHKITDVRGLDEFLSAMQSSLGPEPSSPFLSVPVSVPVSDARSGVSGPHLLSEKGTLQSRASQRHRSSIKGQGSRPPDSPQLVSPATEVSPDPLPPPPDGRPPRSYDSIWDKALSPSHQQWSRGAPQAGGGVVQWI; this is encoded by the exons AGAGGATGGTGTGCGGAAGCTGGCTGGCCTGTTTGGCACCGAGGCCAGCCCCGACGGGGACACCACCACCGACAAGATCTTCTGCTACATCCCCGGGACG AACATCCCGGGCCTGGAGAGCCAGAGAGAAAACCTGGAACAGCCGTTCCTGAGTGTGTTCAAGGCGGGGCAACGGAGGGCAGCCGTAAGGAGCCTGGGCAAGGTTGTGCACTACGCCAAGGTCCagctgcgtttccagcacagccaG GACATCAGCGACTGCTACCTGGAGCTGTTCCCCTCCCACCTCTACTTCCAGGCCCATGGTTCCGAGGGACTCACTTTCCAG GGGCTGCTACCACTGATGGAGCTGAGTGTCTGCCCACTGGAGGGGTCCAGAGAGCATGCCTTTCAGATCACAG GCCCGCTGCCCGCCCCCCTTCATGTGCTCTGCCCCAGCCAGGCCGAGCTGGGCCGCTGGCTCTACCACCTGGAGAAGCAGATCGCACTTATGGGAGGGCTGCCACGCTGCCAGTCAGTGCCACAGGTCAGTGCTGGGAGCCCCACTACCCCTTCCTACCCCACCCTCGTccacctgcccctcaccccctTCTGTCAGGGCCCCCCGGAGGATGAGCCCCCGTGGGCTCTGCAGCGCAGGTTGACCCAGCTGCGGACTGCGTCAGGGCACCAGGCAGTGGGCAGCGCCATCTGTGCCTCGAGGGTCAAGCTGCAGCATCTGCCCTCACAA GAGCAATGGGACCGACTCCTGGTCCTGTACCCTACCTCCCTGGCCATTTTCTCTGAGGAAGCAGATGGGCTTTGCTTTAAG GGGGAGCTCCCGCTCAGTGCCATCCACGTCAACCTGGAGGAGAGGGGGAAGCAGATCCGCTCTTTCCTGATCGAAG GCCGTCTCATCAATGCCATCCGTGTGGTCTGCGCCAGCTACGAGGATTACAGCCACTGGCTGCTCTGCCTGCAGACGGTCTGCTGCAGGGGTGGGACCGCCCCAGGCCTGCGGGTGCCTGCACAG GTTGTGGGCGGTGACCGAGGCTCACTCTCCTCCGACGGGCAGGCCAGCTGGGACTCAGGGTGCCTGGCAGCCCCCTCCACTCATGCCAGCCACGCCCTCCCTGGGTCAGTGCCGTCCACTGAAGGCTGCCCTGCCCAGCCTGCACCG GAGCAAGCCAACTCAGGCTGCACCAGCGCCAGCGGGCAGAGGGCAAAGCTGAGACGGAACAGTGGCAGCCGATCACCCAGGAGCAAGGCCCGGGGCAAGGGGCCCAGCCCTGCCGTCCCGCTGCATCTGGACCTGACCAAG CTGAGCCTGGGGGAAAGCCCTGAGGCCCCAGACCACTCTCTGGAGAAACCACACTCCCCCCTCTACGTTGATCCTTACACACCGCCTGCCACTTCCCACCACAAGATCACAGACGTCCGGGGCCTAGATGAG TTCCTCAGTGCGATGCAGAGCTCACTTGGACCTGAGCCCTCAAGCCCATTCCTCTCCGTCCCTGTGTCTGTGCCTGTCTCGGACGCCCGCTCGGGAGTCTCTGGCCCCCACTTGCTCTCCGAGAAGGGAACCCTGCAGTCCCGAGCCTCTCAGCGGCATCGCAGCTCCATCAAGGGCCAGGGGTCCCGGCCCCCAGACTCCCCTCAGCTT GTCTCCCCTGCAACGGAAGTTTCACCCGACCCCCTGCCACCTCCCCCAG ATGGCCGTCCCCCCAGGAGCTACGACAGCATTTGGGACAAGGCTCTGtccccttcccaccagcagtggtcTCGAGGAGCACCTCAGGCTGGAGGGGGGGTGGTCCAGTGGATCTGA
- the PERM1 gene encoding PGC-1 and ERR-induced regulator in muscle protein 1 — MENFQYSVQLSDQDWAEFSAAAEECGLLHAGLASGDEVLSSDTDQRDSSGSSPPGPPPLLEGQLAPRGSGWPGLEEEDKAATRQLVSRSWHEPVLALGAGEQTPSTSTRSEAWLPLGSGAAPPVQSASLPVSSRDEMQRLMQEPAPRGTAPTSTVEPPRSSESPGCSAVPQRPHGSPGAPPRSPSRKKRRAAGGKGSGPSSSPGSALPPLGGPLLTEARPEEGLSPAGTRGKGLPAGMVEQTAGARQIKLRPESAGAPEQVGRQGPGVDLSTPVLATEPGANLLKITPRAEPYTVSLRDLKAPLDVSVAKSDVALSRPASQPQPGLPLSTPASQPQPDLPLSTPASQPQPGLPLSTPASQPQTDLPLSTPASKPRLDVDLLMPDPEVKLEVDSSSSVSKTIPCTALPHLVSEAGSDVGVSTPAPIPQAGPDMVEAEVAPVAQLVLNPVQSPRGHQEKLGEEPSAGAPGHHTGEPHLGPVQAPKKKKVRFSMAGPSPEEPGPGEAASPPSPATAPRTAAGGRRGSGAWDAVAVGPRSPQPRILKHLPPPAPSASGGPGPRSCFAVTLPEAYEFFLCDTIHEEDEDAEGAAEACPAPADVQWPEVCEFFFQDCRAQRSGRREGHSLAPPLQAEPVPVSPPGDPMPISIPEAYEHFLGEDRSGGVLGPAALLQMQAMEAPRSVSWGVGTGTPPELNPATAEQLNLAIRQAEEPRSPLTSFTFSQNDMCLVFVAFATWAVRTSDLQAPDAWKTVLLANIGTISAIRYFRRQVGRERPSPSPSPSPSS, encoded by the exons ATGGAGAACTTCCAGTACAGTGTCCAGCTGAGTGACCAGGACTGGGCTGAGTTTTCGGCCGCTGCCGAAGAGTGTGGCCTCCTGCATGCCGGCCTGGCCTCTGGGGATGAGGTCTTGTCCAGTGACACTGACCAACGGGATAGCAGTGGCAGCAGTCCCCCTGGGCCCCCGCCCCTTCTCGAGGGGCAGCTGGCTCCCAGGGGCAGTGGCTGGCCCGGCTTGGAGGAGGAGGACAAGGCAGCCACCCGACAGCTGGTCAGCAGGTCTTGGCATGAGCCTGTCCTGGCCCTGGGGGCCGGTGAGCAGACACCCAGCACGTCCACACGGTCAGAAGCCTGGCTGCCCCTTGGCTCTGGTGCTGCCCCTCCCGTCCAGAGCGCCTCCCTCCCAGTGTCTTCCAGAGACGAGATGCAGAGGCTCATGCAGGAGCCAGCCCCCCGGGGCACTGCCCCAACTTCCACTGTTGAGCCTCCTCGGAGCTCAGAGTCCCCTGGCTGCAGTGCTGTCCCCCAGAGGCCCCATGGCAGCCCTGGAGCCCCGCCACGGAGCCCCAGCCGAAAGAAGAGGCGCGCTGCAGGCGGCAAGGGCAGTGGGCCCTCGAGCTCCCCAGGCTCTGCTCTCCCTCCGCTGGGCGGCCCCCTGCTCACTGAGGCCAGGCCCGAGGAGGGCCTCAGCCCGGCTGGGACCAGGGGGAAGGGTCTCCCGGCTGGGATGGTAGAGCAGACAGCAGGAGCCAGGCAGATCAAGCTGAGGCCAGAGTCTGCAGGAGCCCCTGAGCAGGTGGGCAGGCAAGGTCCAGGTGTGGACCTGTCTACACCTGTCCTTGCCACTGAGCCAGGTGCAAACCTACTCAAAATAACCCCCCGAGCTGAGCCATACACTGTGTCACTGCGTGACCTCAAGGCTCCTCTAGACGTCTCAGTGGCTAAGTCAGACGTGGCTCTGTCCAgacctgcctcccagcctcaaCCGGGCTTGCCTCTGTCCacacctgcctcccagcctcaaCCGGACTTGCCTCTGTCCacacctgcctcccagcctcaaCCGGGCTTGCCTCTGTCCacacctgcctcccagcctcaaACGGACTTGCCTCTGTCTACACCCGCCTCCAAGCCTAGACTGGATGTGGACCTGCTTATGCCAGACCCAGAGGTCAAGCTGGAGGTGGACTCATCTTCATCTGTCTCAAAGACTATACCATGTACAGCTCTGCCTCACCTTGTTTCTGAGGCTGGGTCTGATGTGGGGGTGTCCACACCTGCTCCCATTCCCCAGGCTGGGCCTGACATGGTGGAGGCGGAAGTTGCCCCAGTGGCCCAGCTGGTTTTGAACCCTGTTCAGTCTCCAAGGGGGCACCAAGAGAAGCTTGGAGAGGAGCCCTCAGCAGGTGCCCCTGGACACCACACAGGGGAGCCCCACCTAGGCCCTGTCCAAGCCCCCAAGAAGAAGAAAGTGCGATTCTCCATGGCTGGGCCCAGCCCTGAGGAACCAGGGCCAGGAGAAGCCGCGAGCCCACCCTCTCCAGCCACAGCCCCCAGGACAGCAGCTGGGGGCCGCAGGGGGTCTGGAGCCTGGGATGCTGTGGCAGTTGGGCCCCGGTCCCCCCAGCCTCGAATCCTGaagcacctgcctccccctgccccctctgccTCAGGGGGACCTGGGCCCAGGAGTTGCTTCGCGGTGACCCTCCCAGAAGCCTATGAGTTCTTTCTCTGTGACACGATCCATGAGGAGGATGAAGATGCcgagggggcagcagaggcttGCCCGGCCCCGGCTGATGTCCAGTGGCCAGAGGTGTGCGAGTTCTTCTTCCAGGACTGCAGAGCCCAGAGGTCAGGTCGGCGGGAGGGCCactccctggccccacccctaCAAGCTGAGCCTGTGCCAGTCTCTCCACCTGGAGACCCCATGCCCATCTCCATCCCTGAGGCCTACGAACACTTCCTCGGGGAGGACAGGTCAGGGGGCGTGCTGGGGCCTGCTGCCCTTCTCCAGATGCAGGCCATGGAGGCCCCCAGGTCAGTCTCCTGGGGAGTGGGGACTGGCACCCCACCAGAGCTTAACCCAGCCACGGCAGAGCAGCTCAACCTGGCCATCAGGCAAGCAG AGGAACCCCGGAGTCCCCTCACCTCATTTACCTTCAGCCAGAATGACATGTGCCTGGTGTTTGTGGCCTTTGCTACCTGGGCTGTGAGAACATCAGATCTGCAGGCCCCAGACGCCTGGAAAACAG TCCTGCTGGCCAACATCGGCACCATCTCTGCCATCCGATACTTCCGCCGGCAGGTGGGGCGAGagcgccccagccccagccccagccccagccccagctcctag
- the PLEKHN1 gene encoding pleckstrin homology domain-containing family N member 1 isoform X2, with protein MGNSHCIPQAPRRLRASFSRKPSLKRNREDGVRKLAGLFGTEASPDGDTTTDKIFCYIPGTNIPGLESQRENLEQPFLSVFKAGQRRAAVRSLGKVVHYAKVQLRFQHSQDISDCYLELFPSHLYFQAHGSEGLTFQGLLPLMELSVCPLEGSREHAFQITGPLPAPLHVLCPSQAELGRWLYHLEKQIALMGGLPRCQSVPQGPPEDEPPWALQRRLTQLRTASGHQAVGSAICASRVKLQHLPSQEQWDRLLVLYPTSLAIFSEEADGLCFKGELPLSAIHVNLEERGKQIRSFLIEGRLINAIRVVCASYEDYSHWLLCLQTVCCRGGTAPGLRVPAQVVGGDRGSLSSDGQASWDSGCLAAPSTHASHALPGSVPSTEGCPAQPAPEQANSGCTSASGQRAKLRRNSGSRSPRSKARGKGPSPAVPLHLDLTKLSLGESPEAPDHSLEKPHSPLYVDPYTPPATSHHKITDVRGLDEFLSAMQSSLGPEPSSPFLSVPVSVPVSDARSGVSGPHLLSEKGTLQSRASQRHRSSIKGQGSRPPDSPQLVSPATEVSPDPLPPPPDGRPPRSYDSIWDKALSPSHQQWSRGAPQAGGGVVQWI; from the exons AGAGGATGGTGTGCGGAAGCTGGCTGGCCTGTTTGGCACCGAGGCCAGCCCCGACGGGGACACCACCACCGACAAGATCTTCTGCTACATCCCCGGGACG AACATCCCGGGCCTGGAGAGCCAGAGAGAAAACCTGGAACAGCCGTTCCTGAGTGTGTTCAAGGCGGGGCAACGGAGGGCAGCCGTAAGGAGCCTGGGCAAGGTTGTGCACTACGCCAAGGTCCagctgcgtttccagcacagccaG GACATCAGCGACTGCTACCTGGAGCTGTTCCCCTCCCACCTCTACTTCCAGGCCCATGGTTCCGAGGGACTCACTTTCCAG GGGCTGCTACCACTGATGGAGCTGAGTGTCTGCCCACTGGAGGGGTCCAGAGAGCATGCCTTTCAGATCACAG GCCCGCTGCCCGCCCCCCTTCATGTGCTCTGCCCCAGCCAGGCCGAGCTGGGCCGCTGGCTCTACCACCTGGAGAAGCAGATCGCACTTATGGGAGGGCTGCCACGCTGCCAGTCAGTGCCACAG GGCCCCCCGGAGGATGAGCCCCCGTGGGCTCTGCAGCGCAGGTTGACCCAGCTGCGGACTGCGTCAGGGCACCAGGCAGTGGGCAGCGCCATCTGTGCCTCGAGGGTCAAGCTGCAGCATCTGCCCTCACAA GAGCAATGGGACCGACTCCTGGTCCTGTACCCTACCTCCCTGGCCATTTTCTCTGAGGAAGCAGATGGGCTTTGCTTTAAG GGGGAGCTCCCGCTCAGTGCCATCCACGTCAACCTGGAGGAGAGGGGGAAGCAGATCCGCTCTTTCCTGATCGAAG GCCGTCTCATCAATGCCATCCGTGTGGTCTGCGCCAGCTACGAGGATTACAGCCACTGGCTGCTCTGCCTGCAGACGGTCTGCTGCAGGGGTGGGACCGCCCCAGGCCTGCGGGTGCCTGCACAG GTTGTGGGCGGTGACCGAGGCTCACTCTCCTCCGACGGGCAGGCCAGCTGGGACTCAGGGTGCCTGGCAGCCCCCTCCACTCATGCCAGCCACGCCCTCCCTGGGTCAGTGCCGTCCACTGAAGGCTGCCCTGCCCAGCCTGCACCG GAGCAAGCCAACTCAGGCTGCACCAGCGCCAGCGGGCAGAGGGCAAAGCTGAGACGGAACAGTGGCAGCCGATCACCCAGGAGCAAGGCCCGGGGCAAGGGGCCCAGCCCTGCCGTCCCGCTGCATCTGGACCTGACCAAG CTGAGCCTGGGGGAAAGCCCTGAGGCCCCAGACCACTCTCTGGAGAAACCACACTCCCCCCTCTACGTTGATCCTTACACACCGCCTGCCACTTCCCACCACAAGATCACAGACGTCCGGGGCCTAGATGAG TTCCTCAGTGCGATGCAGAGCTCACTTGGACCTGAGCCCTCAAGCCCATTCCTCTCCGTCCCTGTGTCTGTGCCTGTCTCGGACGCCCGCTCGGGAGTCTCTGGCCCCCACTTGCTCTCCGAGAAGGGAACCCTGCAGTCCCGAGCCTCTCAGCGGCATCGCAGCTCCATCAAGGGCCAGGGGTCCCGGCCCCCAGACTCCCCTCAGCTT GTCTCCCCTGCAACGGAAGTTTCACCCGACCCCCTGCCACCTCCCCCAG ATGGCCGTCCCCCCAGGAGCTACGACAGCATTTGGGACAAGGCTCTGtccccttcccaccagcagtggtcTCGAGGAGCACCTCAGGCTGGAGGGGGGGTGGTCCAGTGGATCTGA